A window of Caldalkalibacillus uzonensis contains these coding sequences:
- a CDS encoding SDR family oxidoreductase, with translation MKLSDKVSVVTGAGSGIGQAIAVRFAQEGAHVVIADANLEAAEQTYALIKDTSPQSKAYQVDVAQEKQIERLISWTKSQFGRIDILVNNAGIGVAAPVAETTVEDWDRVMAVNARGVFLGCKFVVPIMEEQGKGVIVNIASVAGEVGVYNRAVYCASKGAVIALTKSVAIDYAEKGIRAVAVSPGTVESPWIGKILSNNPDPESARKAMEARQPIGRMGTPEEIANAVCFLASDEASFVTGSNMIVDGGLMAR, from the coding sequence ATGAAGCTGTCCGATAAAGTCTCTGTTGTTACAGGAGCAGGATCTGGTATCGGCCAGGCTATCGCCGTTCGGTTCGCTCAAGAAGGGGCCCACGTGGTTATCGCTGACGCTAACTTGGAAGCGGCAGAGCAAACCTATGCCCTTATTAAGGATACTTCGCCTCAAAGTAAGGCCTATCAGGTTGATGTCGCACAAGAGAAACAGATAGAGCGGCTAATCTCCTGGACCAAATCCCAGTTTGGCCGCATTGATATCTTGGTGAACAATGCCGGTATTGGAGTAGCAGCTCCAGTGGCTGAAACAACCGTTGAAGATTGGGATCGGGTCATGGCTGTAAATGCAAGAGGTGTTTTTTTGGGCTGCAAGTTTGTGGTTCCCATCATGGAAGAGCAAGGAAAAGGAGTTATCGTTAATATTGCCTCGGTTGCTGGTGAAGTGGGTGTGTATAACCGGGCTGTATATTGTGCTTCTAAAGGGGCCGTGATAGCCTTAACTAAATCAGTGGCCATTGATTATGCCGAAAAAGGGATCCGGGCAGTCGCCGTTTCACCAGGAACGGTAGAATCGCCATGGATTGGCAAGATTTTAAGCAACAATCCTGACCCCGAATCGGCACGAAAAGCGATGGAAGCCCGTCAACCGATTGGTCGTATGGGCACTCCTGAGGAGATTGCCAATGCGGTCTGTTTCCTCGCTTCAGACGAGGCCTCTTTTGTCACTGGAAGCAATATGATTGTTGACGGCGGTTTAATGGCCAGATAA
- a CDS encoding TRAP transporter substrate-binding protein, which produces MTKKKWLLLLLSLTMVISVLAACGSSEDTGGTGSDGDASQGEESGNGDAMVLRISLGINNHHPLYESALHFKELLEEKTDDFVVEVYHSAQIGDDRVATEMLQMGDLAITIPSTSPLVNFVPEYGVFDLPFMIPSEEVADAVLDGPFGDKMLALLEEQDLIGLAWYENGFRNLTNSVRPVEKVEDLKGLVIRTMENQIHLDAWSELGANPTPMSFAELFTAMQQGTVDGQENPYPTIELEGYPEVQDYISDTNHVYTPFVFLFSKPIWDTLSPEQQELIRETALEARLFNRERTREVAEQSKEKLKELMTFTEISDEERARFREAVMPVIDKHADNISRDIVEEFMAEIEKHS; this is translated from the coding sequence TTGACAAAAAAGAAATGGCTGCTTTTGTTATTGTCCTTAACCATGGTGATCTCTGTCCTGGCTGCTTGCGGCTCCAGTGAGGATACGGGAGGGACCGGCAGCGATGGTGACGCATCCCAAGGAGAGGAAAGTGGCAATGGCGATGCCATGGTGTTAAGGATCAGTTTAGGGATTAACAACCACCATCCACTTTATGAATCTGCTCTCCATTTTAAAGAATTACTAGAAGAAAAAACCGATGATTTTGTCGTTGAAGTGTACCATTCCGCTCAGATCGGGGACGACCGGGTGGCCACTGAGATGCTCCAAATGGGAGACTTAGCCATTACTATCCCATCCACTTCACCTTTGGTTAATTTCGTTCCTGAGTATGGGGTCTTTGATCTGCCTTTCATGATTCCTTCAGAAGAAGTGGCTGATGCTGTACTGGACGGTCCGTTCGGAGATAAAATGCTCGCCCTGCTTGAGGAACAGGACCTAATCGGTCTGGCTTGGTACGAAAACGGATTCAGAAATCTGACGAACAGTGTTAGACCTGTTGAAAAAGTAGAAGATCTTAAAGGTTTAGTTATCCGTACCATGGAAAATCAAATCCATTTAGATGCCTGGTCAGAACTGGGGGCTAACCCGACTCCGATGTCCTTTGCTGAATTGTTTACCGCCATGCAACAAGGTACTGTTGATGGCCAGGAAAATCCTTATCCAACGATTGAGTTAGAAGGTTATCCTGAAGTACAGGATTACATTTCAGACACCAACCATGTCTACACACCTTTCGTATTCTTATTCAGTAAACCTATCTGGGATACATTATCACCTGAGCAACAGGAGCTTATCCGGGAAACTGCCCTTGAAGCCCGACTGTTTAATCGTGAACGTACCCGCGAAGTGGCTGAACAAAGTAAAGAAAAACTGAAAGAATTGATGACCTTTACAGAAATCAGTGATGAAGAACGGGCACGTTTCCGGGAAGCGGTTATGCCTGTCATTGACAAACATGCTGATAACATCAGCCGCGACATCGTTGAAGAATTTATGGCTGAGATCGAAAAGCATAGCTAA
- a CDS encoding TRAP transporter large permease, translating into MTTLILFGTLFILLLLTVPVGIALGLSTMITLMFSGTMSLSFLAQGLITGTDSFPLMAVPFFILAGEIMSKGGISNRLFDLANVMVGRFTGGFAMATVVTCMFFAAISGSSPATVAAIGGIMIPAMVQQGYDKKFATATVAAAGSIGVIIPPSIPMVLYGVSSSTSIGNLFIAGIIPGILIGIALMIWAYIYSKKKGYRGRQDKVTILDFFKALWNGKWALMIPVLILGGIYGGIFTPTEAAVIAVVASLLIGMLLHRELKIKDLPAVFREAALTTATILIIVGVASTFGRLLTVEQIPNQVADMIMSISENPIIVLLFINVLLLVVGCFMDTSAAIIILTPILAPIAVQLGVDPVHFGIIMVVNLAIGFITPPLGVNLFVGQGISGLPVLTISRAVIPFFIAMVISLLLITYLPDISLFLVSLGK; encoded by the coding sequence ATGACCACGCTGATTCTCTTTGGCACCTTATTTATTTTGCTGCTCTTGACGGTTCCTGTTGGTATTGCCCTGGGACTTTCCACCATGATAACACTAATGTTTTCCGGTACCATGTCCCTCAGCTTTTTAGCGCAAGGTTTGATCACCGGAACAGATTCATTCCCCTTAATGGCTGTGCCCTTCTTTATTCTGGCGGGGGAAATCATGTCCAAAGGCGGTATTTCCAATCGACTTTTTGACTTGGCTAATGTGATGGTGGGGCGCTTCACCGGTGGCTTCGCCATGGCCACAGTCGTGACCTGTATGTTTTTTGCTGCCATATCAGGTTCTTCGCCCGCTACCGTCGCTGCCATTGGTGGGATTATGATTCCGGCCATGGTGCAACAAGGTTATGACAAAAAGTTTGCTACTGCAACAGTGGCGGCAGCCGGGTCTATCGGGGTCATTATACCCCCCAGTATTCCCATGGTCTTATACGGTGTCTCCTCTTCCACTTCGATCGGAAATTTGTTTATCGCGGGAATCATCCCCGGTATTTTAATCGGGATTGCCCTGATGATCTGGGCTTACATTTACTCGAAGAAAAAAGGCTATCGTGGCCGACAAGACAAGGTTACAATTTTAGATTTCTTTAAGGCTTTATGGAATGGCAAATGGGCTCTGATGATTCCTGTGCTTATCTTGGGAGGAATCTACGGAGGTATTTTTACCCCGACCGAAGCAGCAGTGATCGCTGTGGTAGCATCCCTTTTAATCGGTATGTTGCTTCATCGAGAATTAAAAATAAAAGATTTGCCAGCGGTATTTAGAGAGGCAGCGCTAACAACCGCCACAATTCTGATTATTGTGGGTGTGGCCTCTACTTTCGGACGACTGTTGACGGTCGAGCAGATCCCGAATCAAGTTGCCGATATGATTATGAGTATTTCTGAAAATCCGATTATCGTCCTTTTATTTATCAATGTGTTGCTCTTGGTGGTTGGCTGCTTTATGGATACATCTGCCGCCATTATTATACTAACGCCAATTCTTGCTCCCATTGCAGTGCAGTTAGGCGTTGATCCTGTCCATTTTGGCATCATAATGGTGGTTAACCTGGCCATTGGCTTTATCACCCCTCCATTGGGTGTCAATCTCTTTGTGGGACAAGGAATATCAGGTCTGCCTGTACTAACTATTTCCAGGGCCGTTATCCCGTTCTTTATTGCCATGGTGATAAGTTTACTACTCATCACTTATCTTCCGGATATATCCCTCTTTCTGGTCAGCCTTGGAAAATAA
- a CDS encoding TRAP transporter small permease, with translation MKVLRWLDEHLEEYMLILLSVIAVVIVFYQVFMRYVMGDSSRWSEELARYLFIWLIYIGISYGVKRQRHISVDALSMVLSARGKVILNIIANMLFLFFAVFMVFYGYQVMMYIFDRGQTSAGLGLPMGYVYAAGPVGMALTSVRLIQHLIKQFRRLLAGDLEDVEEEFEEQIKQS, from the coding sequence GTGAAGGTCTTGCGCTGGCTCGATGAACATTTGGAAGAGTATATGTTGATCCTTTTAAGTGTCATTGCCGTTGTTATCGTTTTTTATCAGGTGTTTATGCGTTACGTAATGGGTGATTCCTCACGCTGGTCTGAAGAACTGGCACGCTACTTGTTTATCTGGCTGATCTACATCGGCATCAGTTACGGAGTTAAACGACAGCGTCACATTTCAGTAGATGCATTGTCTATGGTACTTAGTGCCAGAGGAAAGGTGATTCTCAATATTATAGCGAATATGCTGTTTTTATTCTTTGCCGTGTTTATGGTTTTTTATGGCTATCAAGTGATGATGTATATTTTTGACAGGGGCCAAACCTCTGCGGGGCTGGGTTTACCCATGGGTTATGTTTATGCGGCAGGGCCGGTTGGAATGGCATTAACCTCGGTTCGTCTTATTCAACATCTCATCAAACAATTTAGACGTTTGCTGGCAGGGGACCTGGAAGACGTAGAAGAAGAATTTGAGGAACAGATAAAACAAAGTTAA
- a CDS encoding TRAP transporter large permease, which yields MVLVVFIGLLLVLFLIGMPVAFSMGFTSFVLMLMDGNIQYANMAQRLMGGINSFVILAVPLFLLAGKLLNTGGITDRIFDFCKVCVGFLPGGMGHVNVTSSVIFSGMSGTAVSDAAGLGQIEIKAMRDAGYGRGFSSAITAASSTIGPIIPPSLPMVIYGVAAGASVGALFLAGVIPGLLMGVAMMLLVSYFAKKRDFPREARPTWPVFFRALRRAFLPLLTPVIIIGGIYKGIFTPTEAAVVAVLYAFFLAGIVYRELTWKSLVQVLRETARDSAIIGIIISMATIYGNVIMRQRIPMEVLDFFTSFADSALILLLVLNLFLLIVGAFMETIAAITILTPIILPLLNEFGIDPVHFGIIMVLNLMIGLLTPPFGIVLFVISKIGGIGILQLIRELIPFYLLLIAVLLIITLFPDLVLWLPKLMTS from the coding sequence ATGGTACTTGTAGTCTTTATCGGGCTTTTATTGGTCTTGTTTCTTATCGGAATGCCAGTTGCTTTCAGCATGGGCTTTACCTCTTTTGTGCTGATGCTTATGGATGGCAATATCCAATATGCCAATATGGCCCAGCGCTTAATGGGCGGTATAAATAGCTTTGTTATTCTGGCAGTGCCCCTCTTCCTTCTTGCCGGTAAACTCCTGAATACGGGAGGCATCACTGATCGCATCTTTGATTTTTGTAAAGTATGCGTGGGTTTTCTCCCTGGAGGTATGGGACACGTTAACGTGACCAGCAGTGTTATTTTTTCCGGAATGTCTGGAACCGCAGTTTCGGATGCAGCTGGTCTTGGGCAAATCGAGATTAAAGCGATGCGCGATGCAGGATATGGACGGGGATTTTCTTCCGCTATTACTGCTGCTTCATCCACTATTGGTCCGATTATTCCGCCCAGCTTGCCCATGGTGATCTACGGGGTAGCTGCAGGTGCTTCGGTCGGGGCCTTGTTTCTTGCTGGTGTGATTCCCGGTTTGTTAATGGGCGTGGCCATGATGCTGCTTGTTTCCTATTTTGCCAAGAAGCGGGATTTCCCCCGTGAAGCACGTCCAACGTGGCCAGTATTTTTCAGGGCTTTGCGTCGGGCATTTCTGCCTTTGCTCACACCAGTGATCATTATCGGAGGAATCTATAAAGGGATTTTTACACCCACTGAGGCAGCAGTCGTAGCAGTATTGTACGCCTTCTTTTTGGCCGGGATTGTTTATCGGGAATTAACATGGAAATCATTGGTTCAGGTGTTGCGTGAAACTGCCCGGGATAGTGCCATTATCGGCATTATTATTTCCATGGCTACCATTTATGGAAACGTCATCATGCGTCAGCGCATCCCGATGGAAGTGTTGGACTTCTTTACCTCTTTCGCTGATTCTGCCTTGATTTTACTTTTGGTCTTAAATCTCTTTTTACTGATCGTCGGTGCCTTCATGGAGACAATCGCAGCCATTACAATTCTCACGCCCATCATATTGCCATTGCTTAATGAATTTGGTATTGATCCTGTTCATTTCGGGATCATTATGGTTCTCAATTTGATGATCGGGCTTTTAACTCCACCGTTTGGCATTGTGCTGTTTGTGATCTCCAAGATAGGCGGCATCGGCATCTTGCAGTTAATTCGGGAACTTATTCCATTCTATCTGTTGCTGATTGCGGTGTTGCTCATCATCACTCTGTTCCCTGATCTCGTTTTGTGGCTGCCTAAATTGATGACGAGTTAG
- a CDS encoding TRAP transporter small permease, whose amino-acid sequence MMKRILGFLDKTIDFFIVLMLVGIVVTITLQVAFRYIFQISAPWTEEVARFMFIYLTYIGAALAIREKSHIAIDILVERLPRMLRAAVHIIVQLAIIFFLSILLKGSWIMVESSTDVSSATMRWLSMSYVYLALFLGSVLMIFYSVLRVIEVIKETFFTSNNSLNDSSSSTVSKS is encoded by the coding sequence ATGATGAAACGTATTCTCGGTTTCCTTGACAAGACCATCGATTTCTTTATTGTTCTGATGTTAGTTGGCATTGTAGTCACCATCACCCTGCAAGTGGCTTTTCGTTATATCTTTCAGATCTCTGCGCCATGGACAGAAGAAGTGGCCCGCTTTATGTTTATCTATCTCACTTATATCGGGGCTGCCCTTGCCATTAGGGAAAAGTCCCATATCGCCATTGATATATTAGTTGAACGGCTTCCACGCATGTTGCGAGCAGCTGTACACATTATTGTTCAACTAGCCATTATCTTTTTTCTTAGTATTTTGCTTAAAGGAAGCTGGATCATGGTGGAAAGCAGCACTGACGTTTCGTCGGCAACCATGCGTTGGTTAAGCATGTCCTATGTTTATTTGGCCCTGTTTTTAGGATCGGTTTTAATGATTTTCTACAGCGTGTTACGGGTTATTGAGGTCATTAAAGAAACATTTTTCACCTCCAACAATTCATTAAATGATTCCTCTTCCTCTACCGTGTCTAAATCGTGA
- a CDS encoding TRAP transporter substrate-binding protein produces the protein MKKTFLIFGMLVLVLALAACGGDSGTSSNGEAEQEEEQSAPAGETIRIDIASVYEEKSAPAKGAAKFAELVNERSNGEIEVNFFPNGALGTERENFEAVRAGDLEMVLGGYQGVDMYAPEYMFFTAPFLFQSMEHMQAALYGDLGEQMFAEMADAGLQIIGTNIRGARHMTANKPIETPDDVKGLNLRLPEIEAWIASWEAIGASPTPVALPELYGALQTGVVEASEGPYEQIYTFKLQEVQDYLINTGHIYEATFMWMNKDLWDSLSPEHQQLIQEAAEEAMAYADAEAVSDAEQFYQELQEAGMQVVEIDKEAFVEQAQPGLERFFQESWTVTSLEEINALLD, from the coding sequence ATGAAAAAAACATTTTTAATCTTCGGTATGCTAGTGCTGGTTTTGGCTCTGGCAGCTTGCGGAGGTGATTCTGGCACAAGCTCAAATGGCGAAGCAGAGCAAGAGGAAGAACAGAGCGCGCCTGCTGGAGAGACGATTCGCATTGATATCGCTAGTGTTTATGAAGAAAAATCAGCTCCGGCCAAAGGGGCAGCCAAATTCGCCGAGTTGGTTAATGAGCGTTCCAATGGAGAGATTGAAGTTAATTTCTTCCCTAACGGGGCTCTGGGTACTGAACGAGAAAACTTTGAAGCTGTTCGTGCCGGCGATCTGGAGATGGTCCTAGGGGGATATCAAGGTGTTGATATGTATGCTCCCGAATACATGTTCTTTACAGCACCGTTCTTATTCCAAAGCATGGAGCATATGCAAGCTGCTTTATACGGGGACCTTGGAGAGCAGATGTTTGCCGAAATGGCTGATGCCGGCTTGCAAATCATCGGAACCAATATTCGCGGTGCCCGCCATATGACCGCTAACAAACCGATTGAAACACCCGATGATGTAAAGGGCCTGAACTTGCGTTTGCCTGAAATTGAAGCCTGGATTGCGTCCTGGGAAGCCATTGGTGCCTCTCCAACGCCTGTTGCTTTGCCTGAATTATACGGGGCTTTGCAAACCGGGGTTGTGGAAGCGTCTGAAGGTCCGTACGAGCAAATTTATACGTTTAAATTACAAGAAGTTCAAGACTATCTGATCAACACTGGCCATATCTATGAAGCAACCTTTATGTGGATGAACAAAGATTTATGGGATTCCTTAAGCCCCGAACACCAGCAGTTGATCCAAGAAGCAGCAGAAGAAGCAATGGCTTATGCCGATGCTGAGGCTGTGTCTGATGCCGAGCAATTCTATCAAGAGTTGCAAGAGGCAGGTATGCAAGTGGTTGAAATAGACAAAGAAGCGTTTGTTGAACAGGCTCAACCTGGATTGGAGCGTTTCTTCCAAGAGTCTTGGACTGTGACATCTTTGGAAGAAATTAACGCTCTCCTGGACTAG
- a CDS encoding C-terminal binding protein: MTQKLKVVVTDYEYYDLRYEERVLQALPDVELVKGQARTEDEVIEIAKDADGIINQYAPISAKVIEQLEKCKVISRYGVGVNTIDIPKATEKGIYVANVPDYCMDEVSDHTLALLMSWARKVVLLNQYVKNGVWDFKKGIPIHRFQTQTVGVLGFGRIPRSLVKKLIAIGFNVLVYDPYVPEDVIHEAQAEPASLEEIFRKADFVSVHIPLTDETKGLINKDLFKLAKKNLVIVNTARGPVINEQDLIEALQAGQIAGAALDVVEIEPIQPDNPLLTMDNVILTPHVAWYSEESEDEMRSKCARNVLEALQGQTPTYLVNKDVLNVLKK, from the coding sequence GTGACACAGAAATTGAAAGTTGTTGTAACTGACTATGAGTATTACGATTTACGCTACGAAGAACGTGTTCTCCAGGCCTTGCCTGATGTGGAATTGGTTAAGGGACAAGCTCGTACAGAGGACGAGGTTATCGAGATCGCCAAAGATGCTGATGGTATCATCAATCAATATGCTCCGATTTCAGCCAAAGTTATTGAACAGCTGGAAAAATGTAAGGTGATTTCCCGCTATGGAGTTGGTGTTAATACAATTGACATTCCCAAGGCGACGGAAAAAGGGATTTACGTGGCTAATGTGCCTGATTACTGTATGGATGAAGTGTCTGATCATACACTGGCTCTGTTGATGAGCTGGGCCAGGAAGGTGGTTCTTCTCAACCAATATGTGAAAAATGGGGTTTGGGATTTTAAAAAAGGCATCCCCATTCACCGTTTCCAAACTCAGACTGTCGGTGTTTTAGGGTTTGGGCGGATTCCTCGCAGTCTGGTCAAAAAGTTAATCGCGATCGGCTTTAATGTGCTCGTGTACGATCCGTACGTACCGGAGGATGTGATCCACGAGGCTCAAGCTGAGCCAGCTTCATTGGAAGAGATTTTTAGAAAAGCGGATTTTGTCTCTGTTCACATCCCATTAACTGACGAGACAAAAGGCTTGATTAACAAGGATCTCTTTAAACTCGCTAAGAAAAACCTTGTGATTGTCAATACGGCGAGGGGACCGGTCATCAATGAGCAAGACTTGATTGAAGCCCTGCAAGCGGGGCAGATTGCCGGTGCGGCGCTGGACGTAGTCGAGATTGAACCGATTCAGCCTGACAATCCTTTACTCACAATGGATAATGTGATATTAACACCCCATGTAGCCTGGTACTCGGAAGAATCTGAGGATGAGATGCGCAGTAAGTGTGCCAGAAATGTTTTGGAAGCGCTCCAAGGCCAAACGCCGACATACTTGGTCAACAAAGACGTACTAAATGTACTCAAAAAGTAG
- a CDS encoding DMT family transporter, with translation MNWKMILLCTIWGTNWVVMSTALYYFSPLMFSALRFMLGSAVLLLFCLIRKIPLPKKEDWKWYALCGVLQISCVFAITQSALQFVEIGIASILAFTMPFWLTMMAHFFIPGEQMTRFHLLGLGIGFGGLFLVLDVNPWALEWTGTVFVVQTLCLIAAVSWATASLIIKKVLNGRNQIQLTAYQMVVGTIVLFLFTFTIESEPMASWNGMAVFCLIFAGMIASALAYFLWSHILSSGGAGQSSISLLLVPVIGTLSGWVFLGETLAVDTLVGIGLVLAGIWIVNRKQTGAEKKGPPAPVNHQQKGAL, from the coding sequence GTGAATTGGAAAATGATTTTATTATGTACGATTTGGGGAACAAACTGGGTAGTGATGAGCACGGCCCTCTATTATTTTTCTCCGCTTATGTTTTCAGCTCTCCGCTTCATGCTCGGCTCAGCCGTTTTACTTTTGTTTTGTCTGATCCGTAAAATTCCACTGCCCAAAAAAGAAGACTGGAAATGGTACGCTTTATGCGGAGTTCTGCAGATCAGTTGCGTGTTTGCCATCACCCAGTCTGCCTTGCAATTTGTTGAAATAGGAATTGCTTCCATTTTGGCCTTTACGATGCCTTTTTGGCTAACCATGATGGCCCACTTTTTTATTCCTGGCGAACAAATGACAAGGTTTCACCTGTTGGGTCTTGGCATTGGATTTGGGGGACTGTTTCTGGTCCTCGATGTCAATCCCTGGGCTCTGGAATGGACAGGAACGGTGTTTGTGGTTCAAACTCTTTGTCTCATCGCTGCTGTCTCCTGGGCCACGGCTAGCCTGATCATCAAAAAAGTGCTTAACGGTCGGAATCAAATTCAGTTGACCGCCTACCAAATGGTGGTGGGGACCATTGTTTTATTTTTGTTCACCTTCACCATTGAGTCTGAACCGATGGCTAGCTGGAACGGTATGGCTGTGTTTTGCTTGATTTTTGCTGGAATGATTGCCTCCGCGCTGGCCTATTTTCTGTGGTCGCATATCCTTTCCTCAGGGGGGGCGGGACAATCCTCCATCTCCCTTTTGCTGGTTCCGGTGATAGGAACGTTATCCGGGTGGGTGTTTCTAGGGGAAACCCTCGCGGTTGATACGTTGGTCGGTATTGGGTTGGTTCTGGCAGGAATTTGGATTGTCAACCGCAAGCAGACAGGAGCAGAGAAGAAGGGACCTCCTGCTCCAGTGAATCATCAACAGAAAGGCGCCTTGTAA
- a CDS encoding fumarylacetoacetate hydrolase family protein, with protein sequence MKLVTFSFNGLTRVGALVDQQVVDLNAAYTALLADKGEASPVLVAQAMVPSEMLTFLERGEAALAEAKKAMDYALGSPGSGLNGERLIYAVDEVKLKAPIPRPGKLVCVGLNYVDHCEETGMDIPKSPVIFSKYANAVVGPDDAILLPPNSDQVDYEAELAFVIGKKAKQVSESEAMAYIAGYTIINDVSARDIQLGDGQWVRGKSPDSFAPMGPVLVTKDEIEDPHQLDIKLHLNGETMQDSNTKNLIFNIPYILSYLSQSMTFEPGDVIATGTPPGVGMSREPQVFLKDGDEVIVEVEKIGKLRNVVKGNQ encoded by the coding sequence ATGAAGCTAGTCACTTTTTCATTTAATGGTCTTACTCGTGTGGGTGCCTTAGTTGATCAACAAGTGGTGGACCTGAACGCTGCCTATACGGCCTTGTTGGCCGATAAAGGTGAAGCAAGCCCAGTACTTGTTGCGCAGGCCATGGTTCCCTCTGAGATGCTCACCTTCTTGGAACGAGGGGAAGCTGCTCTTGCCGAAGCCAAAAAAGCAATGGATTACGCTTTAGGGTCCCCAGGTTCAGGCTTGAACGGGGAACGATTGATTTACGCCGTAGACGAAGTGAAATTAAAAGCCCCGATTCCCCGGCCTGGAAAACTGGTTTGTGTCGGTTTAAACTATGTGGACCACTGTGAGGAGACAGGAATGGATATTCCCAAATCCCCTGTGATTTTTTCCAAGTACGCTAACGCTGTCGTTGGGCCCGATGATGCTATTCTGCTGCCTCCTAACTCAGATCAGGTAGACTATGAAGCGGAACTGGCGTTTGTGATAGGCAAGAAAGCAAAACAAGTGAGCGAAAGCGAAGCCATGGCGTATATTGCCGGTTATACCATTATCAACGATGTCAGTGCCCGGGACATTCAGCTGGGAGATGGGCAATGGGTCAGAGGTAAATCCCCCGATTCATTTGCTCCGATGGGACCAGTGCTGGTGACGAAAGACGAAATTGAAGATCCCCACCAACTGGACATTAAGCTGCATCTCAATGGAGAAACAATGCAAGATTCAAATACGAAAAATTTGATCTTTAACATACCCTATATCTTATCCTATCTCTCTCAATCCATGACCTTTGAACCTGGGGATGTCATTGCCACTGGTACGCCTCCGGGAGTGGGGATGTCCCGTGAACCTCAAGTCTTTTTGAAAGATGGAGATGAAGTTATCGTTGAGGTAGAAAAGATTGGAAAACTGCGCAACGTTGTTAAAGGGAATCAATAA
- a CDS encoding 2-hydroxyacid dehydrogenase: protein MKPNVFIANPIPADIEAYIGQHCQYRKWDRSEPIPRGKLLEEVRDAEGLLLHGLKVDEELLAHAPHLRVISTISVGYNNFDIGAMRKRKVLGTHTPYVLDDTVADLVFALILSSARRIAELDRYVKEGKWKKGDNENLFGIDVHHRTLGIIGMGRIGEKVAKRAKLGFDMEVLYYNRRQKPEIEERLGVTYVSLETLLRQSDFIVLLTPLTPQTVQLIGDDQFQLMKEEAIFINASRGQTVDEQALVRALQSGRIRGAGLDVFQQEPIPPDHPLLALPNVVTVPHIGSATHQTRRDMARVAAENLVKALQGDSSCYVVPELKDLILS, encoded by the coding sequence ATGAAGCCTAATGTGTTTATTGCCAATCCTATTCCGGCTGACATTGAGGCCTATATTGGTCAACACTGCCAGTACCGCAAATGGGATCGGTCTGAGCCTATTCCCCGTGGCAAGCTCCTCGAGGAGGTAAGAGATGCAGAGGGCCTCCTGCTGCATGGCCTTAAGGTGGATGAGGAGTTGTTGGCTCATGCGCCTCATCTGAGAGTGATTAGCACCATCTCCGTCGGTTATAACAACTTTGATATAGGTGCCATGCGTAAAAGAAAAGTGCTAGGTACCCATACCCCATACGTGTTAGATGATACTGTAGCCGATCTGGTTTTTGCCCTTATCTTAAGCAGTGCCCGGCGCATAGCGGAACTGGATCGTTATGTGAAAGAAGGGAAATGGAAAAAGGGTGATAACGAGAACTTATTTGGTATTGACGTTCATCATCGTACTCTCGGTATCATCGGCATGGGTCGTATCGGAGAAAAGGTGGCCAAACGAGCCAAGTTAGGCTTTGATATGGAGGTACTCTATTATAACCGCCGCCAGAAACCGGAAATAGAAGAGCGCTTAGGCGTCACCTATGTCTCTTTGGAGACCCTTTTGCGCCAGTCAGACTTTATCGTACTGCTTACTCCCTTAACCCCGCAGACAGTTCAGCTGATTGGGGACGATCAATTTCAGTTAATGAAGGAAGAAGCCATTTTCATCAATGCGTCTAGAGGTCAGACAGTGGATGAACAGGCGCTAGTCCGTGCTTTACAAAGCGGACGGATACGAGGGGCTGGTTTGGACGTCTTTCAGCAAGAGCCAATCCCGCCGGATCATCCTTTGCTTGCTTTGCCCAACGTGGTGACTGTTCCCCACATTGGTTCTGCAACCCATCAAACGCGCCGGGATATGGCCAGGGTGGCTGCAGAAAACCTGGTTAAGGCGTTACAAGGTGATTCTTCCTGCTACGTTGTACCAGAATTAAAAGATCTTATCTTATCCTGA